A single region of the Branchiostoma lanceolatum isolate klBraLanc5 chromosome 1, klBraLanc5.hap2, whole genome shotgun sequence genome encodes:
- the LOC136423184 gene encoding small integral membrane protein 14-like isoform X1, whose product MAEGGWDPCECVWNHFHAMDRLLELLRNSQQYCTDNECVQDPPGPNGTPEGDAGLTLTMMMIAWVVIALVLYLLRPQSLRGQGDQKPRAANDEGGPQPPSPPVQ is encoded by the exons ATGGCAGAGGGCGGATGGGACCCGTGCGAGTGTGTGTGGAACCACTTCCACGCGATGGACCGACTGCTCGAACTG TTGAGAAATTCTCAGCAATATTGCACTGACAATGAGTGCGTCCAAGACC CACCTGGACCTAACGGCACACCGGAGGGCGATGCGGGTCTAACCCTGACCATGATGATGATCGCGTGGGTCGTCATCGCCCTAGTGCTGTACCTGCTCAGGCCACAGAGTCTCAGGGGGCAGGGCGACCAGAAACCCAGAGCCGCCAACGAT GAAGGCGGcccacagcccccctccccacccgtaCAATGA
- the LOC136423184 gene encoding small integral membrane protein 14-like isoform X2 produces MAEGGFDPCECVCSHESVMGRLIALLRNSQQYCTDNECVQDPPGPNGTPEGDAGLTLTMMMIAWVVIALVLYLLRPQSLRGQGDQKPRAANDEGGPQPPSPPVQ; encoded by the exons ATGGCGGAGGGTGGGTTTGATCCCTGCGAGTGTGTGTGTTCACACGAGTCCGTGATGGGCCGGCTCATTGCTCTG TTGAGAAATTCTCAGCAATATTGCACTGACAATGAGTGCGTCCAAGACC CACCTGGACCTAACGGCACACCGGAGGGCGATGCGGGTCTAACCCTGACCATGATGATGATCGCGTGGGTCGTCATCGCCCTAGTGCTGTACCTGCTCAGGCCACAGAGTCTCAGGGGGCAGGGCGACCAGAAACCCAGAGCCGCCAACGAT GAAGGCGGcccacagcccccctccccacccgtaCAATGA
- the LOC136423197 gene encoding serine/threonine-protein kinase mos-like codes for MAGLRTLRTAQKLFLAAARLVEKQRSLLRAVIAMGCTPKKPSPSPHQARRFSRKVREWAFSRNSSDSASKRDSSCDSGANNNNGAVSERGGPDCKPAGLPCCRAVPFKESREVARCSVSEDDLHRGQTIGNGGFGTVYEGRYGGKRVAVKVLDRCRHNLPAAAQSLKAELCVLDLRHPNIVRTLAVSSSTLKDNTFIVMEHAGEKNLQQVISDPEEPLYIRRRLRFALDISKALDYSHKHNIAHLDLKPANVMVTGDDRCKVGDFGCCQVVDGETGRVSPTERSHLTGTFAYRAPELMRGDPPTTRADIYSYGITLWQMRSREHPYLGENPHVVIFGVVANNVRPAFPEKDEEESSVLEGWYQRHASRCWNAQPNNRPSATEVVEVLEEKLFALRPSRTDSISL; via the coding sequence ATGGCAGGATTGCGGACCTTGCGCACGGCGCAAAAACTCTTCCTCGCCGCCGCCCGACTCGTGGAGAAGCAGCGTTCGCTGCTGCGTGCTGTCATCGCGATGGGTTGCACCCCGAAGAAACCCAGCCCAAGTCCTCACCAAGCTAGGCGCTTCAGCCGGAAGGTGAGAGAGTGGGCTTTTTCGAGGAATTCGTCCGATTCGGCGAGCAAGAGGGATTCTAGTTGCGACAGCGGAGCGAACAATAACAATGGGGCGGTGTCTGAGAGGGGTGGCCCCGACTGCAAACCGGCAGGGTTGCCTTGCTGCAGAGCTGTGCCATTCAAGGAGAGTAGAGAAGTCGCGAGATGTAGCGTGAGCGAGGACGACTTACACAGAGGACAGACGATAGGGAACGGCGGATTTGGAACGGTCTACGAAGGCAGGTACGGAGGAAAGCGGGTGGCCGTGAAGGTTTTGGACCGGTGCAGGCACAACCTGCCGGCGGCGGCACAGAGCCTCAAGGCCGAGCTGTGCGTCCTGGACCTCCGGCACCCGAACATCGTGCGGACTCTCGCCGTGAGCTCTTCCACCTTGAAGGACAACACCTTCATCGTGATGGAACACGCAGGTGAGAAGAACCTCCAACAGGTGATCTCGGATCCCGAGGAACCGCTGTACATCCGAAGACGTCTTCGTTTCGCCTTGGACATTTCAAAAGCCTTGGATTACtcccacaaacacaacattgcGCACTTGGACTTGAAGCCAGCCAACGTGATGGTCACCGGGGACGACCGCTGCAAGGTGGGGGACTTCGGGTGCTGCCAGGTTGTTGACGGGGAGACGGGGCGTGTCAGCCCGACGGAGCGGTCACACCTCACCGGCACCTTCGCGTACCGGGCGCCCGAGCTCATGCGAGGGGACCCACCGACCACACGAGCCGACATCTATTCCTACGGCATCACGCTGTGGCAGATGCGGTCCCGAGAACATCCCTACCTAGGAGAAAATCCCCACGTTGTCATCTTTGGAGTCGTTGCGAACAATGTCAGGCCGGCCTTTCCCGAAAAGGACGAGGAAGAGTCGTCGGTTCTTGAAGGCTGGTACCAACGGCACGCGTCTCGGTGTTGGAACGCGCAGCCGAACAACAGACCATCGGCAACAGAAGTTGTGGAAGTGCTAGAAGAAAAACTCTTTGCGCTCAGACCTAGTAGAACTGACAGCATCTCGCTCTAA
- the LOC136426629 gene encoding galactosylceramide sulfotransferase-like, with product MPRLAAYFTCLVCLCTVLVIVCARFLFIQEGEPVRVKQTFTFATRKSCSKKTDLVFVKVHKAGGTTVYRLLMTFGLRHHLNFVIPQWTRKNRGHNLGWPRPLEDGQYLPRIHGEPFNILTNHVVYNRETLQNIMPDGTVYLSILREPFSHLKSVMNFYNLPKLYKLPKEDPMKAFLAQPDFYERRWRRTRKTNNQPFSFTNLMSFDLGMDPSLRMDAEYVRRYIERLDREFLLVLILEYLDESLVLLKRYMCWDISDIFYTTMNLMTLGIFSCSLSSK from the exons ATGCCACGTTTAGCAGCATACTTCACCTGCCTTGTCTGCCTGTGTACAGTGCTTGTCATCGTTTGCGCGCGTTTTCTGTTCATACAGGAGGGAGAGCCTGTGCGGGTAAAGCAAACCTTTACATTTGCTACCAG aaaatcctgcagcaagAAGACTGACCTGGTGTTTGTGAAAGTGCACAAGGCGGGCGGGACGACCGTGTACCGTCTCCTGATGACGTTCGGCCTACGTCATCATCTCAATTTCGTCATACCTCAGTGGACGAGGAAGAACAGGGGGCACAACCTGG GCTGGCCGCGTCCACTCGAAGATGGGCAGTACCTACCTCGGATCCATGGGGAGCCCTTCAACATCCTGACGAACCACGTGGTCTACAACAGAGAGACTCTGCAAAACATCATGCCTGATGGCACCGTGTATCTGAGCATTTTGCGGGAACCTTTCAG CCATCTGAAGTCAGTTATGAACTTTTACAACCTGCCAAAGCTGTACAAGCTGCCCAAGGAGGATCCGATGAAGGCGTTTCTAGCACAACCAGACTTCTACGAGAGGCGCTGGAGACGTACGCGTAAAACGAATAATCAACCCTTCTCTTTCACGAACCTGATGTCATTCGATTTGGGGATGGATCCGTCATTACGCATGGATGCCGAG TATGTCCGCCGGTACATTGAGCGGCTGGACAGAGAGTTCCTGCTGGTTCTGATCCTGGAGTACCTGGACGAGTCGCTAGTCCTGCTGAAGAGGTACATGTGCTGGGACATCAGCGACATCTTCTACACAACCATGAACCTCATGACGTTAGGAATCTTCTCATGCTCACTGTcatcaaaatga
- the LOC136426634 gene encoding galactosylceramide sulfotransferase-like — MRMRTLNHEPCYKSLLFAPGWPRPLKEGQYMRRINDEPFNILTNHAVYSRDVFRRIMPNDTAYLAILREPFSHLKSAMNFYHLRTPRKYNMPMNDTITAFLRQPRFYEGRYRSRRNQPFSYTNLMSHDMGINFTSRLDTEYVERYVTRLDREFLLVLILEYLDESLVLLKRYMCWDMEDILYKKIYSGSYDLKRVTATPELRQKHEKWSKADYILYRHFNRSLWRKINMEGQDFWAEVRTFRDMHARTTRFCNSGEGRENQTARLVFDQTPWNQRVHIDYEFCRLLRSGYAPMRHQAHVIRKSRLQGLHSTAVGTATS, encoded by the exons ATGCGCATGCGCACTTTAAACCATGAGCCATGTTATAAAAGTTTGCTGTTTGCTCCAGGCTGGCCGCGCCCGCTGAAGGAAGGGCAGTACATGAGGCGGATCAACGACGAGCCCTTTAACATCCTCACCAACCACGCCGTCTACAGCCGGGACGTCTTCCGGAGGATCATGCCGAATGACACCGCGTACCTGGCCATCCTACGGGAACCGTTCAG TCATTTGAAGTCGGCCATGAACTTCTATCATTTACGGACTCCTAGGAAGTACAACATGCCGATGAATGATACAATCACGGCGTTTCTACGGCAACCGAGGTTCTACGAGGGTCGCTACAGAAGTAGAAGGAACCAGCCGTTTTCCTACACCAACCTGATGTCTCATGACATGGGGATTAATTTTACGTCGCGCCTGGATACCGAG TATGTAGAGAGATATGTGACTCGGCTGGACCGAGAGTTCCTGTTGGTTCTGATCCTGGAGTACCTTGACGAGTCGCTAGTCCTGCTGAAGCGGTACATGTGCTGGGACATGGAGGACATCCTCTACAAGAAAATCTACTCGGGAAG CTATGATCTAAAACGCGTCACTGCTACCCCTGAGCTGAGACAGAAACACGAGAAGTGGAGTAAAGCAGACTACATTCTGTACCGCCACTTCAACAGGTCGCTCTGGCGGAAAATTAACATGGAAGGACAGGACTTCTGGGCAGAG GTACGTACGTTCCGGGACATGCACGCGCGGACCACACGATTCTGCAACAGCGGCGAAGGGAGAGAAAACCAGACCGCTCGCCTGGTGTTCGACCAGACGCCTTGGAACCAACGGGTCCACATCGACTACGAGTTCTGTCGACTCCTCCGGTCTGGATATGCACCGATGAGACACCAAGCTCACGTCATACGCAAAAGTAGACTGCAAGGTCTACATAGCACTGCGGTCGGTACTGCGACCTcctaa
- the LOC136423207 gene encoding macrophage migration inhibitory factor homolog — protein sequence MPSFVLKTNLARSAIPKDFLTETSKLVADILGKPEGYVCVCVEPDVLMTYGGSDAPCCLVDLMSIGKLGLEENKGHTAAICEHVKKHLNIPGDRLYVNFHDAARQDVGRDGTTFAK from the exons ATGCCTTCCTTTGTTCTGAAGACTAACCTGGCCCGCAGCGCCATTCCCAAGGATTTTCTGACGGAGACTTCCAAGCTAGTGGCCGATATCTTGGGAAAACCTGAAGGC tacgtgtgtgtgtgcgtggagCCGGATGTCCTGATGACCTACGGGGGGTCGGACGCGCCGTGCTGCCTTGTTGACCTGATGAGCATCGGGAAGCTCGGCCTGGAGGAGAACAAAGGTCACACGGCGGCGATCTGCGAACATGTCAAGAAACACCTCAACATACCTGGGGACAG GCTGTACGTCAACTTCCACGATGCCGCGAGGCAGGACGTCGGCAGGGACGGCACAACCTTCGCAAAATAA